The Rhinopithecus roxellana isolate Shanxi Qingling chromosome 9, ASM756505v1, whole genome shotgun sequence genome contains a region encoding:
- the MSC gene encoding musculin, with protein MSTGSVSDPEEMELRGLQREYPVPASKRPPLRGVERSYASPSDNSSAEEEDPDGEEERCALGAAGSAGGCKRKRPRVAGGGGAGGSAGGGGKKPLPAKGSAAECKQSQRNAANARERARMRVLSKAFSRLKTSLPWVPPDTKLSKLDTLRLASSYIAHLRQLLQEDRYENGYVHPVNLTWPFVVSGRPDSDTKEVSAANRLCGTTA; from the exons ATGTCCACGGGCTCGGTGAGTGATCCGGAGGAGATGGAGCTTCGGGGGCTGCAGCGGGAGTACCCGGTCCCCGCCTCCAAGAGGCCGCCCCTCCGCGGCGTAGAGCGCAGCTACGCCTCGCCCAGTGACAACTCGTCGGCGGAGGAGGAGGACCCCGACGGCGAGGAGGAGCGCTGCGCTCTGGGCGCAGCCGGCAGCGCGGGAGGCTGCAAGAGGAAGCGGCCCCGTGTGGCTGGGGGCGGCGGCGCAGGTGGCAGCGCGGGCGGTGGTGGCAAAAAGCCCCTCCCGGCCAAGGGCTCAGCCGCAGAGTGCAAGCAGTCGCAGCGGAATGCGGCCAACGCCCGCGAGCGCGCCCGGATGCGCGTGCTGAGCAAAGCCTTCTCCaggctcaagaccagcctgccctgGGTGCCGCCCGACACTAAGCTCTCCAAGCTGGACACGCTCCGGCTGGCTTCCAGTTACATCGCTCACCTGCGGCAGCTGTTGCAGGAGGACCGCTATGAGAACGGCTACGTGCACCCAGTGAACCTG acatGGCCATTCGTGGTCTCGGGAAGACCGGACTCTGACACCAAAGAAGTTTCCGCAGCCAACAGACTATGTGGAACCACCGCTTAA